One genomic region from Gammaproteobacteria bacterium encodes:
- a CDS encoding helix-turn-helix domain-containing protein — translation MDDERTTFHQDIERYAQGLDGAKQCLDEYRQALQDHEEATARLAAAKALLEAQMIMWPLGGQEAPQTGRKADIIGIMAHEPDRVFTNAEIIAALRKLGDNASKRTLDSAVSRILKGLVKDGILQDHGFGKSQYLPPGIREARAVFDRVDPPESYKRAIGGYSDAVMKVLSGSPNLAFSPEQLVELVLPNGHSEQDRQTLRRAVALLEHNDEIKWSSDGWTLSDSIRPDLPLVASRP, via the coding sequence ATGGACGATGAGCGCACGACCTTTCATCAGGATATTGAGCGTTACGCGCAGGGCCTGGATGGCGCAAAGCAATGTCTCGACGAGTACCGCCAAGCGCTACAGGACCACGAAGAAGCCACAGCTCGGCTCGCAGCAGCCAAAGCACTTCTCGAGGCGCAGATGATCATGTGGCCGCTAGGTGGTCAGGAGGCACCCCAAACGGGACGCAAAGCCGACATCATCGGAATCATGGCACACGAACCTGATCGCGTCTTCACGAATGCCGAGATCATTGCGGCGCTACGCAAACTCGGGGACAACGCGTCAAAACGGACGCTCGACTCCGCCGTGTCTAGAATCTTGAAGGGATTGGTCAAAGATGGCATCTTGCAAGATCATGGATTTGGGAAGTCGCAATACCTTCCTCCCGGTATACGCGAAGCTAGGGCAGTATTCGACCGTGTTGATCCACCTGAGAGCTACAAGAGGGCCATCGGGGGCTATTCGGATGCCGTCATGAAGGTACTGAGCGGTAGTCCAAATCTCGCGTTCTCGCCAGAGCAGCTTGTGGAGTTGGTCTTGCCCAACGGCCATTCAGAGCAGGACCGTCAGACGCTTCGAAGGGCCGTTGCCTTGCTTGAGCACAACGATGAGATCAAGTGGTCTAGCGATGGTTGGACACTGAGCGACAGCATACGCCCCGACCTCCCATTGGTTGCCAGCCGCCCTTGA